The Hordeum vulgare subsp. vulgare chromosome 4H, MorexV3_pseudomolecules_assembly, whole genome shotgun sequence genomic interval acTAGTCTAGGCACCCTACAcaagcagttctaagagtataccagtggaaagtaaaacatgcaagtgtaaagtagaggagtaaggtagggagatcaaacgcatgaggttaacACATCGATTTctagcatggttccgataggtggcgctatcgtacgtcaatgttagtggagacttcaacccacagagggtaacgattGCGAgagccacggagggctccacccacggagggtccacaaagaagcgaccttgtctatcccaccacggcttccgtccatggagaactagccttactcacggtagatcttcacgaagtaggcgatatccttgcccatacaaacatcttggttcaactccacaacatgaagtaggaggctcccaagcgacacctaaccaatctaggaggcaccaccctccaaaaggtaatagatgtggtagatcaatgaactccttgctcttgtgcttctaaagatagtctcctcaactcaAATctttctctcacagaatatgcatgggtaggagaggttgatttggtggaaagcagtttggggaggctagagatcaagtttcaaatgattggattggaatgtcttggtctcaacacatgagtagttgggtctctctcagaaaatggatctggaaatgaagtgtgtgttctgagtgcttctcccacgaatgagaggtgggtgaaggggtatatataggcagcagccaaaatccaaccgttacacacaaaagggaaaactcgatgacaccgaagtggacaactcggtggtgccgattagcacaaaggtgtgaacttttgattctcggtgagaccggtatatgaaacttggtagcaccgaaaaggtgactaacggtcaaatggccaaactcggtggcatcgatacttaaactcggaaattccaattttgtgtatcttgtcAACGgaagttggtcacactgaacacgGTAGCACCGAATTTGTTTCGGTTGCATCGATTTCGTGGGAATGGCTACGTTTCTatttgaggtcaaactcggtgggtccgatatgggaTGTTGGTGACATGGAATTTGTGTATGTGAAACTTgagagagtggatatgtgggaaaatgactgagtgttttggtggctaactttgagcatttgagcaatcagttcattttgctacctcatccccttttaatagtgttggctctcctatggactcaaaagtgatttatcacaaatataaaatgaagagtcttctagcttgaactttagccaacattattcctttcttgcatcaagaggcatctccacataaccttaagccatagctctccatggactaatcctAAAATAtccaggtaaaagtgttagtccaacagacaatgtatgttgtcatgaattatcaaaatcaccaagggagcatatgtgctttcactagCCATCCCTCGGTTGTCCCCACAACCCGTCTCTCCTTCAAAGTGTCATTGTCGCCATCTCTCCTAGGAACCTCTCCTCAACGCCATGGTGAAGCCCACCCGCTCGTGTATCCACAGCCTCCTCTCTCATCCACGGCATCGACATCGCCCTTCTTTACCTGTCACGACGTGGCCCACCTACTTCAACCCCTGGAAACCTCTCACATCGTTGTACCGGCACCGAGCCAGTGCTCCCGCGGGTCTGGCATCCTGGGTACTTGGATCATCCCGGGAGGTGCACAAGGGACCGCAACTCTCTATTTGTGCCCGCCATGTAGCTGACCCATTCGTATGTGGGATGTGCAACCTCGAGCACAGGGGTGTGACACTGCGAGGAGGAGAAATACACGTTCATCATCGAGGCTAGTCACCCTAGACTGATTCTCGATGCCAAGGAGTGCACATAATCAAGCTAGAGTGCAAACCAGCATAAGTTGTACAAAAAATGTATACATCCAAGAATGTGAGCTCTTGGAAACTTCTTCTTGTCAAACACAAGAAATAATTGATATTAAAAAATGTCGACCACATATATACATGTGTTTCCATGGTacaaaatatataattgattataAACCTAATAATTTAAGTCTAAAATAATCTTGCAAGAAGAAAAACAGTATTCAAAAGTACTCAAAAATACCAAGGGTGATTCTAGAAGAAAAATCCATTCTCCAATAGAAAATATTTTAAGTACTAAATATACAATTTACCGCACACATTTTCAACATCTCTTCTTCTCTCTGCTCTTGGTTCAGCATTATGACCAAgctccacctcccatgacatgtTGCTCCTAAGCTCGTTGAATTGGTTCAATTTTCTTGCATTAATTAAGCCTCTTACAGCCTCCTCCATGGCAGTCTTAGATCCAGGGAGAGGAATGACGTGATGTTTGGTGTTTAAGACCGTAGATTGTCTTTGTCAGCTGATGCATCAACAACGTGGTCGTCGTCGGACCAGCACCTCACCCGCCTTCCTCGAGGATGAAGTTGTAGGTCATAAGAACAAGGAAGGTAGAACATACTCATTATCGGGTAGAGATGAAATTGTTGAGATCAAGCAAACAATATTACGAACAAATCGGTAGTTCGGTTGCAACTGGGGTTTAGGTGAGATAGTTTCTATTGTACGAATGTCAAttaaacaaaaaataatgaatcaacccaaagaaaacaaaaaattctCAACTCGGGAGAATCCATAAATATGGTGGGCATGTATCCATGATGTCCTAGAATGTAGACATGTTATTCTCTTTATTCTCGTATATCATTTGCAACCATTAATATTTTTTGTTGTGCAAATATTCCTTTAGAATGTTATCATGTAGCCACGATGAACCGATCGGTTCACCAATATTATACAAAAAGTGGCAATTATTTGTTATTGCTTCTCCGCCTGATGTTCTCtaaagaacatatccatgttggatAATTAATCAAAGTGAATTCAGTCATGTAAAAGCACATCTACCTTATCAGAATTCATTCAATTAAGAAGCTCCTTTATATGAATAGACTCAACTACTTTTGACAACACTTAATACACCACCTACAGTTATGAAAAACATACTCAGAGTTGGAGGTTTATATCGTCATGTTAGGAAATAATTTCAGTTTGTCTTACATACGAGTTAATGGTAGACCAACTACATGAGAGTTCAAACTAAGTTCAAGTGGCGTCCATTCAAAAACAAGTTCTCAGTTGATCTTGAAGCCATTGTACAGGCAATCAACATAACTTGCTAGACCAAATAGGGTGGGCGCTGATGTGCTGGGGTAGTGAAGACATGATCCTATATAGTTAGTGTGGATGGCTCAGGTGTTCGAGATATGGTCGAGAGTGGGCTATTTGGAAGAGACCAAATCTTGCACCATTATTGCTGAAGATATGGCTCCATCCAAAACTCACTCACATTCAGGTTTCAAGGTTCTTCAGACAACTTCACGTGTTCATTGCTCGCTACCAATTTATACAGTACTAAAAATAAGATGTTGGCGAAAACTGAACTCAAAAGAAATGTCTCAGACCTGGAAGAGTTCAGTTACGCGCAACTCCTAATTTTCGAGCCAAAGAGGTCATGTGATTTTGCTGAACATTTGAGACTTACGatttatctaaaaagacttaaaaTGACGCTAGAACATTAATTGCAATAACATTGTTGCAATAAAATTAACAACAAATGAAAATCCAATCTTCTCACATACAGAGACCAAAGTATATTGTAATATCATGCTACAAATTTTGGAAAAAAACTCCTTGACTAGCCAAATCCATAAATTAGACAGGCTTAATTATACACATATTCATTTATAACAAAGTATAGACCATGCATTGAAATTGTAATTTTTTATATATACACAACAAGTAATTTTATTTCCTTGGCAATATAATTAGATACAATTCTACTCTAAACCATGTCATGTAATGTACCATGCCTCTAAAACACTGAACCAGTAGGGTGCTTGTTTCAGTTAGCTGATTACAGATACACAAACCTACAACTACATTTCAATCCTCCAATACAATCAAGACTGGTGGGTCTATTGTATGACTCTAGGAAAGACACAATTGACAAACTTAACATTATGATCATACGTACAAGTGAGTCACCCTACCATTTTCGTTGCTGAGGCTCTTCACTTGGTTGAGCATGTACACAATAGTCTCACTTAAAGTGACCTTAGTTCCTATTTGACATCACTAAGCCCGCCATATTATTTTAACTCCGTGAAACCATTCAGCAAAGCCTTGTGTACCTCTTTCCCATTCAGTCCACACTCCTTATAGCTTAATGTCATCGTCATTAATAGTCTCTGGATCACACAAGTAGCAGTATAGCATTATAAATTATCAGTTATCACCTCCAAGAATCGATGGACCATAAGCTATGGTATGTAAAACAACTTGACAAACCTCGGAGATGCCTTCAGCTATGTATGTCTTGAAGGGATACCTCTCTGGCTCAGAAGCTCCAACTCGGCTTCTCTGCGGACAAACTTCCAAAGGCATGCCCCATGTACTTTGTTGTGATTTTGTCTACCGGCACCATCTATATCAAGAGATGTCTTAAGACATATAATTTCAATTTCAAAATTATAATATTTCCCATTGTGTGTAGTATCTAATGTTGACCAAAACGAAAATGATTATGTATATGACTGAACCTTTCTGAGCAGAGTGAGTATATCTGAAATATCTTCTCTAACATCCCGAAGCTCAGTACTCAAACCTTGTTTAGTTCATACCACACATATATTCCGTAACCCCATGCTCCTTAGTATATTCACCAGCATATCCTTCAACCGAcattttccttttcttcattgATCTTATTAGACATGCAGAAGCAATGTTTCCCTTGACAACATCAAACGTAGTCTAGGAGCCCATAAGTTGTCTGCAGATAACACGAGACACAATCTAATCAGTTTACAAGATTATGATCATGGAAGCTACGCATACTCTATATTAGTACACACGAGAGCAATGTGCTTTAGCTTTCTATAATGGACAATGATTCTTACAACTGTACAAAACCTCAGAGAGAAAATTAATACTTTTGTAAATAAGACACAAAATAAAGAGGAGCCTTACTGTCTTAGGATTTTTATTTCTTATAAATGAATATCCTCCAATTTGCCTGTTGATTATACTAACCTGCAACAGTATTCTTCGAGACTGGTCATagaatgggaattccaagaaaTCTAATAATCTCAAAATCTACCACAATAAATCGACCAACGAGCATCAACGACCCCCAAATCATAGTATCGAACCAGAGCTTGGTTGTGGCCGCGTTCATGGCCACGAGTAGTGGAAGAGTAGCCGCGTTGGTCCCCTCGCCGTTATCCCTGGGCGGATTCCGGTGGCCCGCTTCCGCCTCATTGTCGCTACGGTCCTCTTCATAGGGCATCTCCTTGAGGAAGATGAAGCACTTTTTGGATCTTGTCCCTTTCTTCCAGCACACCTCCTCCTTCGCCACGCTTTAGCCGCCTTCCCCTCATCTCCGGCGGCGAAGAAACATccaggtggcggaggaggagagggtggggTCGGTCTTCAAGGCAACTGATCTAGATGATGACGACGGAGGCAGCCCATGGTCGCCGTTGGGAAGTGCTGCGGAAGAGGTCATCGAGGAGGCATACAGGGCTGCAGCGGCCGTTGGATGACCACGTCTGGGGGAGCGCGGCGGTGATGTGGTGCCGAGGATGGCGAGCAACGGCTGATGAGCCGAGGGGCGGGGTGGTATTAGAACCAGCAATAACCATACCTACCTAGCCAGTGCAAGATAAAGGGATGTGCGTGTGTGTGGTGTGGTCTTTTCGGGGCCGGGGCGACGGAACATGTGCGATGATGGAGCAGGACGAGCGACGATGGAGTGGGACGAAACGACGACCACACGAACCATCATGACCGCAGATTCCTCTTTGAGCAGAGAATATACTTAAAATCCATTATTTCTTTCCTAAAAATTTGTTATTTGTTTCCTAAAAGAAATTGCATTAATGAGAGGTATTTGTTGATTTGAATAACTTAGAAAAGTTAGATTAAAAACTATTATTTGTTTTCTAAAAATTTGTTGTTGTTTCCTAAAACAAATTGTATTAATATAAGAGGAATTGATTGATTTGGATAACTCGTGATTTGTTATCATTAAAATAAATAGTAACATTAGTGAGAGGTATGTGTTGATTGGGATAACTTAGAAAAGTTAGATTGAAAATCGTTATTTGTTGCCTGAAAATCTGTTATTGTTGCATAAAACAAATTGACATGATGGGGGGAGactgaaaaaatgagagaaggggGTGCTGGAAGACGAAATTGATGTGAGGGTGGGGGAGACGAAAAAAAACGGCGGCGGGGGAGACAAAAAAACTGACAACGGGGAGACGGAATTAAACCGGTTGCAAAAAAACCTAAAAGCTATTCTACCAAGTTCCCAATTAGGAGTAGAGGTTTAAGATAAAAGTTTTTTGTTAAAGAATTTAAGATAAAAATTAGTATAAAGCTCATACACTTATTTTAAAACGTAAGAAGTACAAATTTGCAAATGCGGATTTATATATCAAGCGAGCTACTTGATAGTAAGCGCCATTTACTCATTCCTTCAATCCGATGCACGAGAGGACACTAATCCGAAGCTGGTAGTTTACATATTCATAGACTCAATTTTGCGTTGATTGTTTTGATTCCTAAAGAACCTGGAGCCAATACTATGAAGAAATTTAGACCAATCAGCTTGAGTAACTGTGCGGTTAAAATTTTCTCTAAGATTCTTACCAACAGATTATCTCCTATTAGTGATAGATTAATATCTCCTAATCGAACTGCTTTTATTAAAGGGAGATATATCCTTGAGAGTGTGGTGTTAGCTCATGAAGTAATCCACGAGGTTAAAAAAACTGAGATGCTTGGGCTTCTGCTCAAATTAGACTATGAGAAAGCATATGATAGAGTTAGTTGGGAATTTCTGTTTGAGATGCTGGAGTCCCGTGGTTTTGGTGCTAAGTGGATCTCTTGGATTAAATGCCTGCTACTTCAAAGCACCTTTAGTGTGCGTATCAATGATACTATTGGTCCATACTTTGTTGGAGTTAAAGGTCTTAAACAAGGTGGTCCTATCTCCCCTATACTGTTCAATCTGGTTGCTGATGTATTTTCTAAAATGCTTATTAAAGCTTCCTCGTGTGGATTGATCTCGGGCCTATTAGATATTATCATTCCGGGGGAGTTGTTAGTCTCCAATATGCAGATGATACTCTCCTCTTTCTAGAGGATTCATATGATAAAGCTAGAAATTTTAAATGGATCTTATCCTGTTTTGAAAATTTGTCGGGGATGAAAATCAACTTTCATAAAAGTGATCTCATTACTATTAACGTGGCTGAGGATAGAGCTAGGGTTTTTGCCCAGATTTTCTATTAcaatttgggatcttttcctattAAATACTTGGGGGTCCCTTTACATTATGATAAATTGAGAAAAGACGACCTCCAACCTTTGATTGACAGAATCATTAAAGGTATATCTGGCTGGTTAGGTAGATACTTAACATATAGAGGCAAGATTATCCTGTTGTGTGCTTGTATTGTGAGTATTCCGGCCTATCTAATGGCAGTTATGAAATTTCCAAAATGGGCTATTAAAGCTATTAATTCCCAGATGTCTCACTTCTTATGGGGTAACATGGGGGAACAACATAAGTATCACCTAGCCCATTGGGCCTGGTTTCTAGGAAGAAAGAGTTTGGTGGTTTGGGGATACCCAACATTAGAGAATTTAATATGGCCTTGCTAGCTTCATGGGAGAAGAGATGTTTAATGATGCAGACAGTGATTGGAAGAAGATTCTGAGATATAAGTACAATGTGTCTAACCCAAATATACTTTGGTCTAGACAGCAGGGAGGCTCTCCCTTTCGGAAGAGTGTAACATGGGCTTTGAATGCCACTAGAACCTTATATAGATGGGAAATTGGTAATGGTGATAATATTAGTTTTCGACATGACATCTGGGCTGGAGATTGTTCTGTGAAAGTGAGATTTTGGAACCTATTTGAGATATGTAATCAACAGGATTGTACAGTTTCTCAGGTTTGGAATGGGACATCTCTTAGGTTGTCCTTTAAAACGTGTGTAGACAATAATGGTAGGGATGACTGGAATAATCTCATTGACTTTATTAAAGGTTTTTGCATAACTAATTTACATGATAAACCAATCTAGGAGTTAGAATCCAATGGGGTCTACTCTGTCCGTTCCTTCTACAAGTTTATAAACTTTGGTGGTGTGGTTTCTCCTTTTGGAGATAGCTTGTGGAAAACTTTGTGCCCTCAAAATATCCATGTGTTCCTTTGGCTATGTTTGTATAATAGAGTACTAACCAGAGACAATGTTGCTAAAAGGAAACATCTTGATGATTTGACGTGTTTGTTTTGCAATGAACCAGAATCTATACAACATCTTTTCTTTGAGTGCATTAATGTTGGTGTTATTTGGACAACTATATCTGATTTTTTTCATTGGAATAGAATGCTTTGTTTTCATGATGTAGCTTCCCTTTGGAAACTGAATAAGAAGAAAAAATTGTTCAATATGATTATTGCTGCCTCCTTATGGAGTGTTTGGACTTTAAGAAATGAATTTTTGCTTTCAGGGGCATACTTGGAGAGGTCTAGGCTGCGTCCTTGTCAAGTTAAGAGGGATTTTGCAACAATGGTCGGCTCTCTGCGACGCTGCTCAAGTGGATATACTGAAGAACTTCGTCACGGTGCTGGACAGGCGTCCGGAAGAGCTTCTAAGGATTGCGTGGAGTAGGGATAGAAGCTAGTTCTTCTCTTCTTTGTCTGGCTGTAATATAAAAGAGATGTTCGCTGGTTTAAATTTGTAGCTGGGCGATGATTACTTGTTTCCTCTTTTAAAGGTGGTAGGAGGATGATTTGCAGGTTCAGAGACGTATCATGTTTTCGATGCGGTGTTGTTTGGTTTGCTCTGCTTCAATAAAATGCGGCAGGGGGGAAACCCCTTTCTTTCGAAAAAAAAAAACTCATGGATTTCCAGGCATCAGCACTACAGCACGGGATTGGCGACTTGCCCTGCAAAAAGCACTATGCCACTCTTGTCCTCCCTGATGAGGAACAGGAACGGGTGATCTGCCACGAAGTCGACGCGCACCGGCTCCTCCCCTCGCATGGAGCAGCCCGTCATCATCTGAGCTTCAGTGGCTGCAGCGGCCATGGTTCCATCCTCGTCGACCTCAACCACGCACTCGTGTAGCACGCTGCCCACCGCGAGATGTCCCGAGTAGTCAACCATCTCCCTGAAGTCATGCGAAGCGCAGAACGGTCGCTCCAGCCCCATGTCCCTCAGCAGGTCCGACGCCTCCACCTTGCGCGACACCTTGAACTTGGGGATCTTGAAGTCCCCCACCTCGACCGCCAGCGCGGGGGCGCCGCGGTTCAGGAACCTCGCCGTGTCGGAGCTGAGCTCGCGGATCAGCGCCTGCAGCCCGTCGCGCTCGTCGGGGAGGTAGATGTGCATGCTGAAGCTGTGCCTGCCGCCGACCCTGCCGGAATCGTAGGGCAGCTGCACTACTTTGAAGCCTGGATGGGAGCTGATGCGCTGGCGTTTCTCGCTCGTCATGAACGGCACGCGCACGCTGCTCCCGTCGGTCAGGAAGAAGTCGCCGTCCTCTGTGTCTTTGGGATCGAACGGGCGCAGCCATGAGCCTCTCATGTAGAGCGCGTTGCCGATGACCAGGGCGATGTCGCTGTGGAGGTGGCTGTCCTGCATGAGGTCTTTGATCAGGCCGCCCGTCTTGTCCTCGAACCAGCGGTTGATCTCAACTCTCGCCTCGTCAGGCTTCATTTGAGATCAGAAACACCAAAAAGTTAATGCAGAGAAGCGTTGATCACATCTGACTAGCAGAAATTTCGCAATGACAGCTGAAATAAATCATATTACTCGTATAGATAAATCACCTTTTCTTGGAAAGGCATGGCTTGAGCTGTGGCATTGAACTGCGAGACGACGTTGTCTGCAAAGTCGGGCCTAAGCTGGAGCGACGAGTCCATCCAAACGCCTACGGCGGACCGGACGTCGGGCTCCGAGCCATTGCCCCGAGCGAGGAAACCAGAGGCTGCATGGGAGGCGAGGGACGCATGCGCCACGCCGCCGGAGGGGCCTAGGAAGGAGACGATCTGGTTGAGAGTGTCGCCCGTGGCACCGGCAGCGAGAAGGACGAGGACGTAGTGGAACGACAGCGGGGAGAAGGCCAGGTTGGTTTGGTTGCTGCCGAGGTGGACGAGGAACCGCATGGAGAGGGCTGCCAGGTCCCTCACGGCGCCCGCCATGGCCTCCGTGTCCATGAGATGGCGGCGCGGTGCAGTACGATGTTGCTGGAGGGGTTTTGGAAGACGAAGGCAGATGCGTACGTCCGGTGATGAAGATTTGTACTTATATGGCTGATTTCTTTCCGTGCGTTTTGTAACCGGAGTTTTCTTTCTTAGATTTGTTTTTCAACCGGACGTGAGGTGCCCAGGATGTTTCCTACCCATTAATGATTTATTCAAAAATGGTTATTTGTGTCATCAACCTTAATTCAGTTATGGTACTCCTTCGCCACGAAATTCGATGTGTATTTGAAAGGAATGGTCTAGTCAGATTACATCGTTTGCATACCATACAATACAAACATTAATGGCTAGTAGTCATATTTGGATAGCTAAAGGGAAACTAGTGGGACAGTACCTATAATTTAATAATTACAATAATCACATATTAAAAAGGTAAAGCTAACTCGCGAACGTTTGCTGGGACGCCAATTCGTTGGGGAGGTCCACTAGTATATTTTTTTAGGGGTAAAGCACTGCTTTATTGATCACTAATACGAATTACCGGGATAAGAGTAGTATCAAAGGATTGGAGGAGCCACACATGGCGTCCCTCTCCCATATGCAGAGCATGTTTAGCTAAGTGATGAGCTTCCATATTGGATAATCTACCTTCATGAGCAAAGGATATGTCTTGAAAGTGATTCGTCCCTTCCTTGATTTCCTTGATGATAGGGGTTGTGACCCCACAAGATCCTTAGTTGATTTCTTTAACCATATTTAGACAATCAGATGCCACTGCTACCTTCtgtaataagagatctctttccaaaGACTGGGCTTCGCGAGAAGCTAATGTTTCCAAAATATGAGGATCCATTAAACCATGGAAAACAACAGCTGATGAACCCatgtagatgccttgatcatcccTGCACACTCCACTAACAGCGCCTATGGGGTTTTTTTGCATATTGCACCATCGACATTTACCTTTATCCATCCCGCGGGAGGCGGAATCCATCTGCGAGAATTAGATTGCACCGGTGTTGCATGTGATATAGGTGCTTTTGCCTTGGTCACTTCCAACTCGGTTATGAATCTGTTGACAAAGGAGTGTGGTGCCCCTGGACTTTGATGTTCTCCTTCGTGGATCAATCTCCGTTTGGCGAACCAGATAGCCCATAGTTTGACCATGATCTTAACCAACTCCTCCGCTGAAACCGACGATATCATACTGAAAAGCCACGACCGTGCATCCGGTTCCGCTGTAGCCAGCATATGCTCGACTAGCTCTTGGTCATGTAGCACCCAAACACACCGCGCCATTGTGCATGTAAGAAGGGAGTGGAGCCAAGAGTTTTCTGCCCCACATATCGCACAGGATGGGGAGGGTGCCATGTGACGATGATGACGAACATCCGCTGTGGGAAGAGAACTTTGTGCAAGTCGCCACAGGAAGATCTTGATCTTCGACGGAACCTGAATCCTCCACAGGGTGTCCCAGCATCTCTTCTCTCTAGTGCTGTCCGCCGGACCGCCGTGTCCCTCGAGCCAGGCCTCCCGTCGAAGTTTGGTTGTAATGAGCATGCGATAACATGACTTTACAGTGAACTCTCCCTTCTTCTCTTGCGACCAGGCCCAGAAATCATCATATTGTCTTGTGCTGAGGGGAATGTTGAGAATCACGTTAGCATCTAACGGTAAGAAAGTTGAATTGATCAGTtcccgcctccatcttgctgaagTGTGGTCGATGAGTTCTGCTACCAGTGTCGGACGTTGAGGCGTAAGGCACGCGATCGGTCGCGTGGAGGCTTCCTTAGGGAACCAGTTCTGGTTCCAAATTTCCGTAGTGTTGCCGTCTCCAATCTGCTTGATCAGGCCTATCTTGAGAACTTCTTTTCCTTCGATGATTGCACGCCATATTTGTGATGGATTGTTTCCAAGCTCAGCATCCGAAAACGAAGTTGAAGGGAAATAGCGTGCTTTTAGGATTCTGGCACTTAAGGACTCCGGACACTTAAGCTTGCACCAAGCCTGTCTTGCAAGGGCTAGATTGAACAATTCAATATCTCTAAACCCTAGTCCTCCTTCATATTTAGGCCGTGTCATCACTTCCCATGAAACCCAGATCGTCTTCCTTTCCCCATTCTTACTGCCCCACCAAAATTTTCTTATAAGAGAATTGATATGGAGACATAGTCCACGAGGTAGTTTAAAACACGCCATGGAAAAGACTGGAACAGCATGTGCAATGGATTTGATAAGTACTTCCTTCCCCCCTGCAGATAAGATTTTCTCCATCCAACCTTTAACTTTATTCCAAACTCTATCTTTTAGGTATTTGAAAGCCCCATTTTTGCTGCAACCCACATCTGTGGGCATCCCCAAATATTTGTCATTCAGACTTTCATTCTGCACATTAAGAATGTTTTTGATAACCTCCTTCACCTCGGGTGCACATCCTTTACTGAAGAAAACTGAGGACTTGGCTTGGTTGATTCTCTGTCCAGAGGCCCTGCAATAGGTCTGCAGCAACGAAGATACCATAGTAGCTCCCTCACTATTAGACTTGAAGAACAGTAGGCTGTCATCGGCAAAAAGTAAGTGACTAACCGGCGGAGCCGTTGGTGCCACTTTAATTCCGTTGATAGGCGATGACTCATTGTGGTTTTTGAGGAGGCACGAAAGGCCCTCTGCTGCCAACAAGAAAAGATAGGGTGATAATGGATCTCCATGTCGAATCCCTCTCGTAGGGGTGAATTGATCAAGTTTCTTCCCGTTTAGTAAGACCGAGAAGGTAACAGAGCTAACCATCCTCATAATAATATTTACCCAAGCTCGTGCAAACCCCAGTCTGGTCATCATGGCGCTCAAATAGTCCCATTCCAATCGGTCATATGCTTTCATCATATCCAGTTTCAAGGCATAGAATCCATTCCTCTTCGATTTACTCCGTTTCATGAAATGCAGGCACTCGTAAGCAGAGATTATGTTATCCGTGATAATCCTCCCCCCAACAAACACTGATTGTTCTTCTGATATGATCTCCGAGAGGATGGATTTCAATCTAGTTGCTATAACCTTGGACGCTATTTTGTAAATAACATTACAAAGACTTATCAGGCGGAATTGAGTAAGAAGTGTGGGACTTGTTACCTTAGGTATCAATACCAAGATAGTGTCGTTCAAGATGTTTACCTCTTCTTCCCCTATCAGTATTTTTAAGATGATTGTGGTGACCTCAGTTCCACATACCTCCCAATATCGTTGAAAGAAATGGGCA includes:
- the LOC123446726 gene encoding serpin-Z1-like, which encodes MAGAVRDLAALSMRFLVHLGSNQTNLAFSPLSFHYVLVLLAAGATGDTLNQIVSFLGPSGGVAHASLASHAASGFLARGNGSEPDVRSAVGVWMDSSLQLRPDFADNVVSQFNATAQAMPFQEKPDEARVEINRWFEDKTGGLIKDLMQDSHLHSDIALVIGNALYMRGSWLRPFDPKDTEDGDFFLTDGSSVRVPFMTSEKRQRISSHPGFKVVQLPYDSGRVGGRHSFSMHIYLPDERDGLQALIRELSSDTARFLNRGAPALAVEVGDFKIPKFKVSRKVEASDLLRDMGLERPFCASHDFREMVDYSGHLAVGSVLHECVVEVDEDGTMAAAATEAQMMTGCSMRGEEPVRVDFVADHPFLFLIREDKSGIVLFAGQVANPVL